GCGCCGCTTCGCGCATCTTGGTCGCCCAGGCCTGGGCATAGGCGATGAAGAACCGCTGGTCGCCGGTGAAGCCGTCGATCTCGGCAGCGGGCTTGCCCGCGAGCGAGGCACGGTAGGCGTCAAACGCCGCGGCCAGGCCAGCCACGTCGGCGATGTTCTCGCCCAACGTCAGATCGCCGCGGACATGCAGGCCCGGGAACGGCTCATAGAGATCGAACTGGTCCGACAGCGTCTTGCCCGCCTTGTCGAACTGCGCGCGGTCGGCATCGGTCCACCAGTTGCGCATAGCGCCGGTGGAGTCGAATTCCGCCCCGTTATTGTCGAAGCTATGGCTGATCTCGTGCCCGATCACCGCGCCGATTGCGCCGTAGTTGAACGCCGGGTCAGCCTTGGGATCGAAGAACGGCCGCTGCAGGATCGCCGCTGGGAAGTTGAGCGAGTTCTGCACCGGCAGGTTGACGGCGTTGACCAGCTGCGGGTTCATCCACCACTCGCGCTTGTCGAGCGGCTTGCCGATCTTGGCCAGCTGCTGCTGGTAGCGCAGCTTCTCGGCCGCCTGCTTGTTGGCGTAAGCGGTAGCGGGATCGAGCTTCAGCGAGGAGTAATCGGCCCAGGTGTCGGGATAGCCGACGCCGACTTCCATCGATTCCACCTTGGCCTTGGCTTCGGCCTTGGTTTCCGGCGCCATCCACTCGATCGCGTCGATCCGCTTGGAGAACGCGGTCTTGATGTTCTCGACCATCGCCTGGATCTCGGCCTTGGCGGAGGCCGGGAAATACTTGTCGGTATAGAGCTTGCCCAGCGCATCGCCGATGTTGGTGTTGACCGCGGAGAGTGCCCGCTTCTCACGCGGACGAGCCTGCTCGGCGCCGGTCAGCTGTGTGCCGTAGAAGGCGAAGTTCAGCTGGTCGAGCTCGCTCGGCAGCACGGAGGTGTTCTGGTTGATCTGATGGAAGGTCAGCCAGTCCTTCCACGCGTCGAGCGATTCCGAGCCGACCAGCGCCGCGATCTTGGGGATGGCGTTCGCGTGGTAGGCGTTGAACTTCTGTTGGCTGCCAAGCTGCGCCGCATCGAAGAACGTGTTCCAGTCGAGACCCGGCGCCTTCTTGGCGAAGTCGGCCGGAGTCCAGACGGCCTTGGCCACCTGCCAATCGTCGCTTTCCTCGCGGGTGGAATGAGCGCGGGCGATCTTGACCTCGAGGTCGTAGATCCGCTGCGCCTTGGCGCCGGCGTCGGCGATTCCGGCCGCCGTGAGCACGTCGGCGATGTATTTGCGGTAAGCCGCCTGGTTGGCCTTCATGTCCGGCTCGGACGACAGGTAGTATTCACGCTCCGGCATGCCGAGGCCGCCCTGCAAGATGTAGGGCATGACTTCCCCACCAACGAGCGCGTGGGTCACGAACACGCCGAACAGGTTCTCGGTGGCGAAGTCGGTGGCGTTGAGCGGGTCGACGTCGGCCCGCACATTGTCGCCCATGATGCGGGCAAGCGCCGTCTTGTCCTTGATCGCGGCGATGCGCTGCAAGTCGGACTGGACCGGCGCCATGCCGAGCTTGTCGATGGTCGCGGTATCGAGGAACGCGTCGTAGTACGCCTTCACGCGCGCGGCGTCCGTTCCGGCTTCCGGTTCCGATTTCTCGAGGTCCGCCAACAGCACTTCTAGGTTCTTCTCGGTCTGCTGGTCGGCCACCCAGAACGCGCCGATGCCCGAACGGTCTGCGGGAATCTCGTTCGCCTTCATCCAGCCTTCGTTGGCATAGCCGTAGAAGTCGTCGCCTGGCTTGATCGCTGTGTTCATCGCCATGAGGTTGATGCCAACCTCGGTCCCCGGACTGACCGCTTCGGTCCCGCCTTCAACCATATTGCAGGCGACCGGGCCGAGCGTGAGGGTGGCAACGCCCAGCATGAGGGCGGCAGCGAGACGAGTTTTCATGAAGTGCATTCCCGTGAAGCGCGACCGAAGCGCACATTAGTTTCTAATGGAACTGCATAGAGTCCCTGGGCGACTGCCGCAAGAAACGTCCGTCGACCCCGATGGGTCCTTGGTCGATGGCTCAACCGGCCGAAGAGAGCTCGAACCCGACGCGAGTGCCGGGGCCGAGCGGTAAGTCAAACGCCACCCATCCAGCCACGATCAACGACCCTGCCAGGTAGAAAGCGATGGCAAAGGGCAAGGTGGCCGACAGCAGCGTGCCGAGGCGCATCTTCGGGTTCCAGCGCTGGCAGTAGATCAGCACCAGCACGAAGTACGGATTGAGCGGTGAGATCAGGTTGGTCACGGTGTCGCCCACGCGATAGGCAGCCGTCGTCATCTCGGGCGAGATATCGAGCAGCATGAGCATCGGCACCGCGACCGGTGCCATGGCGGTCCACTTGGCAGAGCCCGAGGCGATCAGGAAATCGAGCCAGGCCGATGCCGTGGTCAGCAGCGGCAGCAGCAGCGCCGGCGGCGCGTTGAGCGAGCGCAGGAACTCTGCTCCGTTGATGGCGGTGATTGGGGCCAGGTTTGACCAGCCAAACATCGCCACGAAGTGCGCGGCAAAGAATGCGATCACCAGGTAAGGCATCATGCCTTCGAGGCCCTCGGCCATGAAGCGAATGACGTCCCGATGGCCCTTGATCGTCCCTGCCCCCTTTCCGAACGCCCAACCACAACTGAGCAGCAGGAAGAAAAGGATCGCTGCAATCGAGCGGTAGAATGGGACGATCCGCTCGCCAGGCGCGGCCGTTGCGTCATAAAGCGGGGTAAATCCCGGCGTGAACACCAGCGCGGCGGCGGCCATTGCCACCAATAGCGCAGTCCATCCGGCCGCGCGCAGACCCTTGCGCTCCTCGGCCGTGAGTTCCGGCGGTGCCGGCTGCACGTCGCCTTCCTCGCCGGTCCACGCGTCTAGCCGTGGGCCCACGATCTTGGCGGCGATAAGCCAACCAAGGCCGACGAAGGCCACCGCAATCGCGATCAGGAACCACCAGTTGCCGAGCGGATTCATCGCCCAGCTAGGCTCAAGCAACGTCGCTCCGGTTTGCGTAATCCCGAGGATCAGAACATCGTACTGTCCGGGCAACAGGTTACCTGCAAGGCCCGTGGCACACCCCACGAAGCCGAGCACCAGGCCGAGTACGGGGTTGCGACCAGCATTGGCGAACACGACTCCCGCTAGCGGGATATAGACCAGGTACCCGGCATCGACCGCGTGAACTGTGAGCATGCCAAGTAGGATCACCGAGGGTGACAGCAGCCGGTCGGGAATGCCCTGCACCGCCTTGCGGATCAGGGCCGAGAGCAAACCCGACTTCTCCGCCACGCCCGCACCGAGCATGATCGTCAGCACCAGCCCCAAAGGCGGGAAGCTGGTGAAGGTCCGCGGCATTTCCGTCAGCAACTGGCGGACCAGTTCCTCGGACAGCAGGCTCTTGGCGGCCAAAGTCTCGCCAGTCGCGGGATTGACCGCCGTCCAGCCCATGCCAGCGCCGACCGCCGAGACCGCAACCAAGACCACAATGATGAACACGAAGATCGCCACCGGATCGGGCAGCGAGTTGCCGAAGCGTTCAACCGTGTCGAGAAAGCGATCCCCGCGGGTGCGAGGCACAAGTCCGGTCGAAGCAGTTGACGCCATACGTCAAATCCCCCCGCGTCCCGGGGAGACTAGACGTCAAGCGCGCCCGCTTGGCAAGTTAAACGGCAAGCCTCCCGAAGCACCCCGCTCCGGCATAGACCGCGCTCTCGCCCAGCTCTTCCTCGATACGGATGAGCTGGTTGTACTTGGCGAGCCGGTCCGAGCGGGCCAGCGAGCCGGTCTTGATCTGGCCGCAGTTGGTCGCGACCGCGAGATCGGCAATGGTCGAGTCCTCGGTTTCGCCCGAACGGTGGCTCATCACCGCCGTGTATCCGGCACGGTGCGCGATATCGACGGCCTGCAGCGTCTCGGTCAGCGTGCCGATCTGGTTGACCTTGACCAGAAGCGAGTTCGCCAGCCCCTTGCCGATACCCATGCGCAGCCGCTCCGGGTTGGTTACGAACAAGTCGTCACCGACCAGTTGCACGCGATCGCCGACCTTGTCGGTCAGCACCTTCCAGCCTTCGAAGTCGTCTTCGCTCATGCCGTCTTCGATCGAGCGGATCGGATAGGCCTTGGTGAGGTCTGCGAGGTAGTCGGCGAACTCGGTCGGCGAAAGGCTCAGCCCTTCCCCACTGATCTCGTACTTGCCGTTCTTGAAGAATTCGGTCGAGGCGCAGTCGAGCGCCAGCACCACGTCGCTACCTGGCTTGAACCCGGCCTGCTCAACCGAGGCCATGATGAAGTCGAGCGCATCGCGGGTGCTCGCGAGGTTCGGCGCGAAGCCGCCTTCGTCACCGACCGCCGTTGCCAGGCCCTTCTGGTGCAGACCCTTCTTGAGCGTGTGGAAGATCTCAGACCCCCAGCGGACCGCTTCGGCCAGCGTCGGGGCGCCCACCGGCATGACCATGAATTCCTGAAAATCGATCGGATTGTCCGCGTGCTCGCCGCCGTTGATGATGTTCATCATCGGCACCGGCAGGACATGGGCCGAGACTCCGCCGACATAGGCCCACAGCGGCATCCCCCGCGAACTGGCCGCAGCCTTGGCGGCGGCGAGGCTCGTGCCGAGGATCGCATTGGCGCCGAGGCGGCTCTTGTTCGGGGTGCCGTCGAGCTCGAGCATGGCCAGATCGAGGTCGCGCTGGTCTTCGGCATCGAATCCCAGCAGCGCTTCGGCGATCTCGCCATTCACTGCCGCGACGGCCTTGGTGACGCCCTTGCCGAGGTACCGGCCTTTGTCGCCGTCACGCAGCTCCACCGCCTCGTGCGCGCCGGTCGATGCGCCGGAAGGAACCGCTGCACGGCCGAAGCTGCCGTCCTCAAGCCAGATGTCCACCTCGACCGTCGGATTACCGCGGCTATCGAGGATTTCACGGGCGTGGATGTCGAGGATGGCGGTCATTCGAAACTCCGTAGCGGCGGGTGTTGCATTTCCATAAGACACCCCCAATATCGAGGAGGTCGAGGCGTCCTATGCGGCGGAACCAAGAGGTGCAAGCCGCGTTCGATTCCGGAGTTGGCGGGGATCGCAAACCTGCCAAGAATTGGATAAGAGTTGCCCGGTATTCTGGGCGAACGGAAAGGGAAACCATGGCCGAGACTGCTGCCAACACCGCCAAGCCGCGCAAGAGCTCGGCCAAGAAAACCGAAACAAACGGCACGGCTCTCGCTGCCTCCAACACTGAGGAAGCCAAGTCGCGCTTCAATGCGGCGCTGGAAGAAGCCCGCGCCGGCGCCATCGCCTTGGGCAACGAAGCCCGGGAACGCGCGTCCGCCTATCGCAGCCAGGCCTCCACTACTGGCGGCGATTGGGCGGCCGACGCGAAGACCAAGGCGACGGAGCTCGCAAACGATGGCAAGAAGGGCGCCAGCGGGGCTTTGACCAGCCTTAGCCGTCTGGTCGCCGACAATGCCGGTACGATCGAAGAAAACCTCGGCGCGAAGTACGGCGACTATGCCCGTACGGCGTCCCAGAAACTGCAGGAAACCGGCAAGGCTCTTGATGAGAAGAGCCTCGACCAACTGGGCGAAGATGCGCGCGAGTTCGTACGCAAGAGCCCCGGCGTCGCCATCGGCATAGCCGCGGGCGTGGGCTTCTTGCTGGCACGTCTGTTTCGGCGGTGAACCTACCGGGGGGTGGGGAAGAACTCGTCCCGATCGATCGGGACGAGGACGCGTCGCTGGCCATTGACGATGAGGCGCAAGACAGCGCGGTTGGAGAGCCGGATGACCGGTCGCTGCGCGAAGACGTCGAAGCGCTGATCGAAGACGGGAGGACGTACCTCGAAGCCGAACTGGTCTTTCAGAAGACCCGCGCTGCCTATGTCGCGGACAAGGCGAAAGGCGCGGTCATTTTCGGCGCTGTCGCCATCCTGCTCGCCTGCCTGGCTTTGGTCGGTCTCACAGTGGGCCTCATCATCGCGCTCACGCCGCTTCTCACTGCCTGGGGAGCAAGCGCCGTGGTCGTTGTGACTCTGGTCCTCGCCGCCGTGCTTTGTGTGCGAATGGCTGCGAAAAGCTGGGGCAAGCTCATGGCGGCTATTCAGGGCCCAGATGGGGGTGATGGATGAGCGACGTAGAGCGCCGCCTTGAGGAAGACCGCATGCTGCGCGACGCGGCGCTGGGCTTGTTCAAGGCCGATCTCGCGTTGATCCGCGCCGACATCGCCGAACGAGGCGTCGGCGCGCGGATCAAGAACCGCATCGGTGAAGGCACCGCAGACATGCTCGAAGACGCCGTCGACTATGCCGAGGAAAACCGTGGCAAAATCGCCGCCGCCGTTGCGGCGGTGGTGTTGTGGTTTGCCCGCGGCCCGATCATAGACGCGCTCGGACGCCTGTTCGACGATGGCGATGAGGAAGCGGTGGAACCTGTCGAGCCAGACAGCCGTTCCGCCTAAGACCAGAATTCACGGGGAGTTGCAGACAATGACCGATGCCAAGCGCCAGACCCTCAAGCAGAAGGTCGCCACCGGACAGGCGCGCGTCAAACAGCGGACCAAGGGCGAGAACACCACGACCATCGTCGACCGTGCAGGCGAGAAGGCGATCGAGGCCAAGGACAAGGTGTTCAGCTTCGCCAAGGAGCATCCGATTGCAACGGTGGCCGGCGCAGTGGTCGTGGGCGCTTTGGTGAGCACCTTGTTCAAGCGCTCGCCGACGCGCCAGGTCGCGACCAAGGCAGCAGGCCGGGCCTCGGGCCTGGCGGTGGTCGGGGCGCAACTGGCGCTGACCCTGGCCCAACAGGCGATGTCAGCGGCCGGTCAGGCGGCCAAGGCCGGGGCAGAAAGGTTCGACGGCGCAGGTGATGGCGCACTCGACCTCGGACGTAACGCGGCCGGGAAAGCCGGCAAGATCGGTGAAAGTGCCGCCATGGCGGCTCGCGATGCCGGAAAGCGGCTGACCCAGGCGTGGCGCGACAGATAGACTGAGCGGGTTGCGGTGCCCCCTCGCCCTAAGTAACGCGTGAAACCGACTCACATGGGCGAAAGGGTATTTTGATGGGGAAGCAACTTCTACACCTGGTCATGGGCGGCCGAGTGGTCGATCCGCAAGGTGTCGAGTTCCAGAACCTCAATGAACTGGATGTCGTGGGGATCTACCCCAACTACGCCGCGGCTGAGGAAGCCTGGCGGGCCTGCGCCCAGCGCACGGTCGACGATGCGGAAATGAAGTACGTGATCGTCCACTTGCACCGACTGCTCGAACCCGAACTGCCGGAGTAAGCCCCGGCCCTCTACGCAAGAGGGGGCTCAACCGGCGATGTGCTGCCTTACCAGGTTCGCCATCGCGGCTGACTCATCGTCACCCTTGCCTAACAGTCCGGCAACCACGCCAAGCTTATCGGCCTCTGCGCGGTTTTGGCTGGTCTTCCACTTGCCTTCGATCCGCGAAATCGGGATTTCGACCCCGACGATGGCGCCAACCATCTTGTCGATGAAATCGGCGGGTGCATCCTCAAGCGCCCAGGGCACGTCCTGTCCGGTTTCTTGAAGCTCGGTCAATTGCCCAAGATGCTCGTAGAGCCACTCCCGCTCCTCAATGAAGCGAGGGCGCCCGTGGACCGTAACCACCGTGTAGTTCCAAGTCGGCACCGCTTTGCCGTGCTCGCGCTTGCTGGGATACCACGAAGGCGTGATGTAGGTCTGCGGACCGCGAAAGGTCACCACGCCGGGCGGCGTGCCTGCAACGCCTTTCCAGACCGGATTGGCGCGCGCGACGTGCCCGCGCAGGGTGCCGAATTCCCCGCTTCCGGTATCGAGCACGAAAGGCAGGTGATTGACGACAAGTTCATCCGCCCCAGCCTCGACCCATGTGCCGAGGGGGTGAGCGCGGATCAGCGCGTGAAGAACGTCGGGCCGGGTCTCTTCATGTATCTTCGGAAGGTACATGCGCGCTCCAGCCCGCGTGAACTCAGACGAACTCGATCTTTTCGACCATGTAGAAGCGGTCACCCGAAGGCACCGTCACTTCGATGTCGTCACCGACCTGCTTGCCGATCAGCGCGCGGCCGAGCGGAGAATCGTACGAAATACGACCCTGGCGCACGTCGGCTTCGGTCTGGCCCACGATCTGGTAGCGCTGCGGCTTGTCGTCGTCGTCGAGGACGGTAACGGTCGCGCCGAACACAATCCGGTCACCCGAAAGGGTCGATGGATCGATGATTTGTGCGCGCGAAACGCGATCCTCGATCTCGGCGATCTGCGCCTCGACCTGGCCTTGGCGTTCCTTGGCGGCGTGATACTCGGCGTTTTCCGAAAGGTCGCCGTGCGCGCGGGCTTCCTCGATCGCATCGACGATCTTCGGCCGTTCCTGCCGCAAAACCTGGAGGTCGGCGGTCAGCTTTTCATAGCCTTCCGCCAGCATCGGCACTCTTTCCATGGTCTTCCCTGTCCGTCCAATTTGTCCCGTCAAAGGAACCCTGCCCCGCACCGTCGGCGGTTCGGCAGCGTTCAAATGTTGGGAAAACGTGTCAGCTATAATAGTCTTGGAGTGAGCGTACTTCAAGATCGCTGACCCTAACCGACGTGATGGCCTGGGCCACCGCGGCGGAAGCGGCTGCGGTTGTGTAGTATGGAACCTTCGCTCCGAGCGCTGAAGCGCGGATCGAATGGCTGTCCTTGTGGCTCTGCCAGCCCTCGGTGGTATTGAAGATCAAAGCGATACCGCCATCGATGATCTTGTCGACGATATGCGGGCGTCCCTCGGCCACTTTGTTGACGCGAGTGACCGGCACTCCCGCTTCTGCCAGGTACTGGGCGGTGCCGCCGGTGGCGACGATGTCGAAGCCCTTCTCGACCAGCTGCTTTATCGGACCAAGGATGTGCGGCTTGTCGCTGTCTTTGACCGAGACGAACAGTGTTCCGGACTCGGGCAACCAGGTGCCTTCGCCGAGCTGCGACTTGATGTAAGCGGTCGGAAAATCCCGATCGATTCCCATGACTTCGCCGGTAGACTTCATCTCCGGCGAGAGGACCGGATCGGAGCCGGGGAAGCGCGCAAACGGGAACACCGCTTCCTTCACGGTCATGTAGTCGATCCGCCAGTCGATCGGCGGCAGGTCGGCAAGCTTTTCGCCCGCCATGACGCGCGAGGCCAGCTTGGCGATGGGCACGCCGATCGCCTTGGCGACGAACGGCACGGTGCGGCTCGCGCGCGGGTTCACCTCGATCAGATAGACCACGCCGTCCTTTACCGCGAACTGGACGTTCATCAGGCCTATGACGCCCAGCGCAAGCGCCAGCGCTTCGGCCTGGCGTTCCATCTCGTCGACGATCTCGTTCGACAAGCTGTAAGGCGGCAAGGTCGCGGCGCTGTCGCCCGAGTGGACGCCAGCTTCCTCGATGTGTTGCATGACACCGGCGACGACGACCTTCTCGCCATCGCACAGCGCGTCGACGTCGCATTCGATCGCGTCGCGCAAGTACTGGTCGATCAGGACTGGGCTATCCCCCGAGACGTTCACCGCCGTGGCGATGTAGGAATCGAGTTGAGCCTCGGAATCGACGATCTCCATCGCTCGCCCGCCGAGTACGTAGCTCGGGCGCAGTAGCACGGGATATCCGATCCGAGCGGCCACTGCTGCCGCTTCGTCGCGGCTCCGCGCGATACCGTTCATCGGTTGCTTGAGGCCGAGCTTGTCGACGAGCTGCGCGAAACGCTCGCGGTCCTCAGCCAGGTCGATCGCGTCAGGCGAGGTGCCGAGGATCGGGATGCCTGCGGCCTCCAGCGTATCAGCCAGCTTGAGCGGGGTCTGCCCGCCGAACTGCACGATCACGCCGACCAGTTCGCCCTTCGACTGCTCGACCCGCAGGATCTCCAGCACGTCTTCAGCCGTCAGCGGCTCGAAGTAGAGACGGTCCGAGGTGTCGTAGTCGGTTGAGACCGTCTCCGGGTTGCAGTTGATCATGATCGTCTCGAACCCGGCCTCGCTCAGCGCGAAGCAGGCGTGGACGCAGCAATAGTCGAACTCGATCCCCTGCCCGATGCGGTTCGGACCGCCGCCGAGGATGACGATCTTGCGCCGGTCGCTGGGATCAGCCTCGTCTTCCGCCTCGCCGAAGCTCGGGGCCTCGTAAGTCGAGTACATGTAGGGTGTGATCGCCTCGAACTCGGCCGCGCAGCTGTCGATGCGCTTGAACACCGGCAACACGCCGAGCCTGTGCCGAAGCGCGCGCACTTCGTCCTCGCTGGTAGCGCCGGCCATGGCAACGAGTGCGTCGTGCAGGAGGCCGGAGCGCCGTGCCTGAGTCTCGGCCAATCCACCGGCGACGCCAACCGAACGAACGGCCAGCGTGGCAAGGCGCTTGTCGGAGAAGCCCATGGCCTTGAGGCGGCGCAGGCCGTCTGCGTCGTTTGGCAGGCCTTCGCGGCTGATGATCGCCTCTTCAGCGATGATCTCGCAGATATGGCGCAGGAACCACGGATCGTAGTGCGTGATCGCCTGGATTTCCTCGACGGTGAAGCCCTCGCGGAAAGCTTGGCCTACCCGAAGCAGCCGGTCCGGCGTCTGCTGAGCTAGCGCCGCGACGATTTCCTCGCGGCCGGCGCCTTCGAGCTCGAGCACGCGGTTGAAACCATCCAGTCCGGTTTCAAGGCCGCGGAGCGCCTTCTGGAGGCTCTCCTTGAAGTTGCGGCCGATCGCCATGACTTCGCCGACCGACTTCATCGCCGTCGAAAGCTCGGCCTTGGCGCCCTTGAACTTCTCGAAGGCGAAACGGGGGATCTTGGTCACGACGTAGTCGATCGTCGGCTCAAAGGCCGCCGGGGTCGCGCCGGTGATCTCGTTGGTGATCTCGTCGAGAGTGTAGCCGACCGCCAGCTTGGCGGCGACGCGCGCGATCGGGAAGCCGGTGGCCTTCGAAGCGAGCGCTGATGACCGCGATACGCGCGGGTTCATCTCGATCACGATCAGGCGGCCATCCTTCGGATTGACTGCGAACTGTACGTTCGAACCGCCTGTTTCGACGCCGATTTCCCGCAGCACGGCAAGGCTCGCGCTGCGCATGATCTGGTATTCTTTGTCGGTCAGCGTCAGCGCCGGCGCTACAGTGATCGAGTCGCCGGTGTGGACGCCCATCGGATCGACGTTCTCGATCGAACAGATGATGATGGCGTTGTCGTGCCGGTCGCGCACGACTTCCATCTCGTATTCTTTCCACCCGAGCAGCGATTCTTCGATCAGCACTTCGGTGGTCGGGCTCGCGTCGAGGCCAGAGCGGACGATCGCTTCAAACTCGGAACGATTGTAAGCGACACCGCCGCCGGTGCCGCCAAGCGTGAAACTCGGACGGATGATCGAAGGCAGCCCAGTGCGTTCGAGCACCGCGAACGCCTCGTCGACGGTGTTCGCCACGCCTGAGCGAGCGCTTTCGAGCCCGATCTTGTCCATCGCCTCGCGGAAGCGCTGGCGGTTCTCGGCCTTGTCGATCGCGTCGGCATTGGCGCCGATCATGGTCACACCGAATTTGTCGAGCGTGCCATCGTTGTAGAGCGCCAGCGCGCAGTTGAGCGCGGTCTGTC
Above is a genomic segment from Altererythrobacter sp. Root672 containing:
- a CDS encoding M13 family metallopeptidase is translated as MKTRLAAALMLGVATLTLGPVACNMVEGGTEAVSPGTEVGINLMAMNTAIKPGDDFYGYANEGWMKANEIPADRSGIGAFWVADQQTEKNLEVLLADLEKSEPEAGTDAARVKAYYDAFLDTATIDKLGMAPVQSDLQRIAAIKDKTALARIMGDNVRADVDPLNATDFATENLFGVFVTHALVGGEVMPYILQGGLGMPEREYYLSSEPDMKANQAAYRKYIADVLTAAGIADAGAKAQRIYDLEVKIARAHSTREESDDWQVAKAVWTPADFAKKAPGLDWNTFFDAAQLGSQQKFNAYHANAIPKIAALVGSESLDAWKDWLTFHQINQNTSVLPSELDQLNFAFYGTQLTGAEQARPREKRALSAVNTNIGDALGKLYTDKYFPASAKAEIQAMVENIKTAFSKRIDAIEWMAPETKAEAKAKVESMEVGVGYPDTWADYSSLKLDPATAYANKQAAEKLRYQQQLAKIGKPLDKREWWMNPQLVNAVNLPVQNSLNFPAAILQRPFFDPKADPAFNYGAIGAVIGHEISHSFDNNGAEFDSTGAMRNWWTDADRAQFDKAGKTLSDQFDLYEPFPGLHVRGDLTLGENIADVAGLAAAFDAYRASLAGKPAAEIDGFTGDQRFFIAYAQAWATKMREAALRQRIATDGHAPGQYRALTVRNLDAWYDAFGVKPGDKLYLPPEQRVRIW
- a CDS encoding AbgT family transporter; protein product: MASTASTGLVPRTRGDRFLDTVERFGNSLPDPVAIFVFIIVVLVAVSAVGAGMGWTAVNPATGETLAAKSLLSEELVRQLLTEMPRTFTSFPPLGLVLTIMLGAGVAEKSGLLSALIRKAVQGIPDRLLSPSVILLGMLTVHAVDAGYLVYIPLAGVVFANAGRNPVLGLVLGFVGCATGLAGNLLPGQYDVLILGITQTGATLLEPSWAMNPLGNWWFLIAIAVAFVGLGWLIAAKIVGPRLDAWTGEEGDVQPAPPELTAEERKGLRAAGWTALLVAMAAAALVFTPGFTPLYDATAAPGERIVPFYRSIAAILFFLLLSCGWAFGKGAGTIKGHRDVIRFMAEGLEGMMPYLVIAFFAAHFVAMFGWSNLAPITAINGAEFLRSLNAPPALLLPLLTTASAWLDFLIASGSAKWTAMAPVAVPMLMLLDISPEMTTAAYRVGDTVTNLISPLNPYFVLVLIYCQRWNPKMRLGTLLSATLPFAIAFYLAGSLIVAGWVAFDLPLGPGTRVGFELSSAG
- the eno gene encoding phosphopyruvate hydratase yields the protein MTAILDIHAREILDSRGNPTVEVDIWLEDGSFGRAAVPSGASTGAHEAVELRDGDKGRYLGKGVTKAVAAVNGEIAEALLGFDAEDQRDLDLAMLELDGTPNKSRLGANAILGTSLAAAKAAASSRGMPLWAYVGGVSAHVLPVPMMNIINGGEHADNPIDFQEFMVMPVGAPTLAEAVRWGSEIFHTLKKGLHQKGLATAVGDEGGFAPNLASTRDALDFIMASVEQAGFKPGSDVVLALDCASTEFFKNGKYEISGEGLSLSPTEFADYLADLTKAYPIRSIEDGMSEDDFEGWKVLTDKVGDRVQLVGDDLFVTNPERLRMGIGKGLANSLLVKVNQIGTLTETLQAVDIAHRAGYTAVMSHRSGETEDSTIADLAVATNCGQIKTGSLARSDRLAKYNQLIRIEEELGESAVYAGAGCFGRLAV
- a CDS encoding DUF883 C-terminal domain-containing protein — protein: MAETAANTAKPRKSSAKKTETNGTALAASNTEEAKSRFNAALEEARAGAIALGNEARERASAYRSQASTTGGDWAADAKTKATELANDGKKGASGALTSLSRLVADNAGTIEENLGAKYGDYARTASQKLQETGKALDEKSLDQLGEDAREFVRKSPGVAIGIAAGVGFLLARLFRR
- a CDS encoding DUF4170 domain-containing protein: MGKQLLHLVMGGRVVDPQGVEFQNLNELDVVGIYPNYAAAEEAWRACAQRTVDDAEMKYVIVHLHRLLEPELPE
- a CDS encoding FMN-binding negative transcriptional regulator; the protein is MYLPKIHEETRPDVLHALIRAHPLGTWVEAGADELVVNHLPFVLDTGSGEFGTLRGHVARANPVWKGVAGTPPGVVTFRGPQTYITPSWYPSKREHGKAVPTWNYTVVTVHGRPRFIEEREWLYEHLGQLTELQETGQDVPWALEDAPADFIDKMVGAIVGVEIPISRIEGKWKTSQNRAEADKLGVVAGLLGKGDDESAAMANLVRQHIAG
- the greA gene encoding transcription elongation factor GreA; translated protein: MERVPMLAEGYEKLTADLQVLRQERPKIVDAIEEARAHGDLSENAEYHAAKERQGQVEAQIAEIEDRVSRAQIIDPSTLSGDRIVFGATVTVLDDDDKPQRYQIVGQTEADVRQGRISYDSPLGRALIGKQVGDDIEVTVPSGDRFYMVEKIEFV
- the carB gene encoding carbamoyl-phosphate synthase large subunit — encoded protein: MPKRTDISSILVIGAGPIIIGQACEFDYSGTQAIKALKEEGYRVVLVNSNPATIMTDPEFADATYVEPITPEIVAKIIEKERPDALLPTMGGQTALNCALALYNDGTLDKFGVTMIGANADAIDKAENRQRFREAMDKIGLESARSGVANTVDEAFAVLERTGLPSIIRPSFTLGGTGGGVAYNRSEFEAIVRSGLDASPTTEVLIEESLLGWKEYEMEVVRDRHDNAIIICSIENVDPMGVHTGDSITVAPALTLTDKEYQIMRSASLAVLREIGVETGGSNVQFAVNPKDGRLIVIEMNPRVSRSSALASKATGFPIARVAAKLAVGYTLDEITNEITGATPAAFEPTIDYVVTKIPRFAFEKFKGAKAELSTAMKSVGEVMAIGRNFKESLQKALRGLETGLDGFNRVLELEGAGREEIVAALAQQTPDRLLRVGQAFREGFTVEEIQAITHYDPWFLRHICEIIAEEAIISREGLPNDADGLRRLKAMGFSDKRLATLAVRSVGVAGGLAETQARRSGLLHDALVAMAGATSEDEVRALRHRLGVLPVFKRIDSCAAEFEAITPYMYSTYEAPSFGEAEDEADPSDRRKIVILGGGPNRIGQGIEFDYCCVHACFALSEAGFETIMINCNPETVSTDYDTSDRLYFEPLTAEDVLEILRVEQSKGELVGVIVQFGGQTPLKLADTLEAAGIPILGTSPDAIDLAEDRERFAQLVDKLGLKQPMNGIARSRDEAAAVAARIGYPVLLRPSYVLGGRAMEIVDSEAQLDSYIATAVNVSGDSPVLIDQYLRDAIECDVDALCDGEKVVVAGVMQHIEEAGVHSGDSAATLPPYSLSNEIVDEMERQAEALALALGVIGLMNVQFAVKDGVVYLIEVNPRASRTVPFVAKAIGVPIAKLASRVMAGEKLADLPPIDWRIDYMTVKEAVFPFARFPGSDPVLSPEMKSTGEVMGIDRDFPTAYIKSQLGEGTWLPESGTLFVSVKDSDKPHILGPIKQLVEKGFDIVATGGTAQYLAEAGVPVTRVNKVAEGRPHIVDKIIDGGIALIFNTTEGWQSHKDSHSIRASALGAKVPYYTTAAASAAVAQAITSVRVSDLEVRSLQDYYS